One Molothrus aeneus isolate 106 chromosome 6, BPBGC_Maene_1.0, whole genome shotgun sequence genomic window carries:
- the TMEM109 gene encoding LOW QUALITY PROTEIN: voltage-gated monoatomic cation channel TMEM109 (The sequence of the model RefSeq protein was modified relative to this genomic sequence to represent the inferred CDS: inserted 1 base in 1 codon) — translation MSAMAEAGGSRRAGYGPAALPKLFPVLLSGPGSRFRFRLARAXPRAAPERSRVRRRRRNRKRSRHPPRSPGRRERRFPACTAHRLPPPAVAMGTALPACPAAVPGTTAPGVPRGGAEIPGSRMGSTVGHQALLALLLWIPFLMGSAGDGTKDGQEGFQGHASTSDDLLLRLGRSTWDTLENWVGHQPLRMVAESLSTTLWIVSSGISAALTTLCGILGDLLAASSINGHRLVRAAALAPGEVQRVLLWAVAALVGSWVLARLRRLLLPLLRGVKLFFFLGAFLHVAASQESPTVQAGMLLGLWLLYTFLGSLVASPDPSARLDAAVKSLEWKVEELRRRQKFGGPRNRED, via the exons ATGAGCGCCATGGCGGAGGCCGGGGGGTCGCGGCGCGCCGGTTACGGCCCCGCTGCCCTTCCGAAGCTGTTTCCGGTTCTCCTTTCCGGTCCGGGGTCCCGGTTCCGGTTCCGGTTGGCGCGCG gcccccgcgccgctcccgAGCGCTCACGCgtgcgccgccgccgccggaaCCGGAAACGCTCCCGGCATCCCCCGCGCTCCCCCGGCCGGCGGGAACGGCGCTTCCCGGCGTGCACCGCGCACCGCCTCCCGCCTCCTGCTGTTGCCATGGGGACCGCGCTCCCGGCGTGCCCCGCGGCCGTCCCGGGGACTACAGCTCCCGGCGTGCCCCGCGGCGGAGCCG AGATCCCGGGTTCCAGGATGGGGAGTACCGTGGGGCaccaggccctgctggccctgctgctgtggatcCCATTCCTCATGGGATCGGCGGGGGACGGAACCAAGGATGGCCAGGAGGGATTCCAGGGACACGCCTCCACCTCCGATGACCTGCTGCTCCGGCTGGGAAGATCCACTTGGGACACCCTGGAAAACTGGGTGGGACACCAGCCCCTGCGGATGGTGGCGGAG AGCCTCTCCACCACCCTCTGGATCGTTTCCTCTGGGATCTCAGCAGCCCTGACCACTCTCTGTGGGATCCTGGGGGATCTCCTGGCCGCCTCCAGCATCAACG gcCACCGGCTGGTCCGAGCAGCAGCGCTGGCTCCCGGGGAAGTGCAGAGGGTGCTCCTGTGGGCAGTGGCCGCCCTGGTGGGATCCTGGGTGCTAGCCCGGCTCCgaaggctgctgctcccactgctccgTGGCGTgaagcttttcttcttcctgggAGCCTTCCTGCATGTGGCGGCTTCCCAGGAGAGCCCCACGGTGCAGGCGGGAATGCTGCTGGGCCTGTGGCTGCTCTacaccttcctgggcagcctggtggCATCCCCGGATCCCAGCGCCCGGCTGGATGCGGCCGTGAAGAGCCTGGAGTGGAAGGTGGAGGAGCTGCGGCGGCGCCAGAAGTTTGGGGGGCCCCGGAACCGGGAGGATTGA